One genomic window of Dunckerocampus dactyliophorus isolate RoL2022-P2 chromosome 7, RoL_Ddac_1.1, whole genome shotgun sequence includes the following:
- the tbc1d31 gene encoding TBC1 domain family member 31 isoform X3, whose product MSETKKRASSGVENQHLGKAFDTTGESFLAGDHHGNIYAFDISRNRFRLVQKTGQACTALAFCLRRTTEFLVALVDNTVKCFDKDTKQLISCMRGHEGAVSSISIHSSGRYAITTSSDTAQLWDLDTFQRERKLNVQQSVGIQKVFFLPHRNTILSCFNDDSIFAWESGTLVCKYQLPVPDCGPRIFYKTFAVTGDGKTLAAGGRSNLLHLWCLEPKELVNVIQMPAQVRAVRQLEFLPDSFDEGASQTLGVLGQDGVMHFINIHTSKLLFHIGSHSNAITGVTVSPTGRHVVAILDNGGISVYSVQSLTQELNKPPLPQLVVIPGGTANQEPSNLKAKVQSEAGQRQTKNKGRAKRVQIHTPSAGSTVEDKENQLPGGLNKKRLVALLKTFGEYPAKYRMFVWRSLLYLPENYAAYSSLTDKGLHSAYLTLHEKYPIKSQKLQRGLQRVLSASAHWAAIFGEVEYLPLITFPFVKLFQNNPMVCFEVVATVLVNWCQHWFEFFPNPPLNVLSMAENILAHHDKELLQHLVDCGITSQLYLWPLLETLFSEVLTRDEWLRLFDNVFSNHPSFLLMACVAYLMCCREPLLLCCQKQDFEYFFHHRNNLNTEDMIKEAYRLMNNTPDDIHPRTTLSDFTPLTKGQYPLFNKYPEFIVEYQNREKEKIRQEEMEYLQERQEVSMLRADLMQRQAEDDAYFAQQALLQKAEEQRRNILAQEEAKLTQQRKKLTAMKRELKLNELQLLDANKKRLLKHQQDHHVSQIQKLDQEIRRKMDLREQETAAALQDLEMKQMELEIQRRQLQQQLCKEQFRIERQVEEEAQLLMKSAKKEEQLQGADANKKALGGFLAEACQPGSDSSWQRDVAKGPPHLDWLQRKRERLAVFDRRALAEGDRLTDTWRDTAGREWDEVVNDRAHLMEQQQSRPATHTTRGVIYRPSFTTSRTETADAKPANSGATPKQAGSNTVCLNASSPAASTSTIFSLDRGRAHLDSKERQLIKDIRDLRQRLVTRAKEGSVA is encoded by the exons ATGTCGGAAACAAAGAAGAGGGCAAGCTCTGGTGTCGAAAACCAGCACCTGGGAAAGG CCTTTGACACCACTGGAGAGTCCTTCCTGGCTGGcgatcaccatggcaacatctATGCCTTTGACATAAGTAGAAATAG atttcgTCTTGTGCAGAAGACGGGACAGGCCTGCACTGCTTTAGCATTCTGTCTCCGCAGGACCACAGAGTTCCTGGTGGCTCTTGTTGACAACACGGTCAAGTGTTTCGACAAAG aCACAAAGCAGCTGATCAGTTGTATGCGGGGCCATGAGGGGGCTGTTTCATCCATCTCCATCCACAGCTCAGGCCGCTACGCCATCACCACTTCCTCGGACACCGCTCAGCTCTGGGATTTGGACACCTTCCAGAGGGAGAGAAAGCTCAACGTCCAACAGTCAGTTGGCATACAGAAG GTGTTCTTCCTCCCCCATAGGAACACCATCCTCAGCTGTTTCAATGACGACTCCATCTTTGCTTGGGAGAGTGGCACACTCGTGTGTAAATATCAGCTTCCAGTCCCCGACTGCGGACCCCGAATCTTTTACAAGACTTTTGCTGTGACAGG AGATGGTAAAACCCTGGCAGCCGGAGGGCGCTCAAACCTGCTGCACCTGTGGTGCCTGGAACCCAAAGAGCTGGTCAATGTGATCCAGATGCCAGCGCAGGTTCGGGCTGTCAGACAGTTGGAATTCCTTCCTGACAGCTTCGATGAAGGAGCCAGTCAG ACATTGGGTGTGTTGGGCCAAGACGGCGTGATGCACTTCATTAACATTCACACCTCCAAGCTGCTTTTTCACATCGGTTCGCACAGCAACGCCATCACCGGTGTGACCGTCAGCCCCACTGGTCGCCATGTGGTGGCCATCTTGGACAATGGCGGCATCAGCGTCTACAGCGTTCAGAGTCTCACGCAGGAATTAAACAAG CCTCCTCTCCCACAGTTGGTCGTCATCCCAGGTGGTACAGCTAACCAGGAACCGTCAAACCTAAAGGCCAAGGTCCAATCAGAGGCAGGACAAAGACAAACTAAAAACAAGGGTCGGGCGAAACGAGTACAGATCCACACCCCCTCTGCTGGGTCGACAGTTGAGGATAAAGAG AACCAACTCCCTGGTGGTCTGAACAAGAAGCGGCTGGTGGCTCTGCTTAAAACATTTGGAGAATATCCAGCAAAATACAG GATGTTTGTGTGGCGATCCTTGTTATACCTGCCTGAGAACTATGCAGCATACAGCAGTCTGACTGATAAAGGCCTGCACTCAGCCTACCTCACCCTCCATGAGAAGTATCCCATCAAAAGCCAGAAGCTCCAGAGGGGGCTGCAGAG GGTTTTGTCTGCATCAGCTCACTGGGCCGCCATCTTTGGAGAGGTAGAGTACCTTCCGCTGATAACCTTCCCATTTGTGAAGCTCTTCCAGAACAATCCCATGGTCTGCTTTGAGGTGGTGGCCACTGTTTTAG TGAACTGGTGTCAGCACTGGTTTGAGTTCTTCCCCAACCCTCCTCTGAACGTCCTGAGCATGGCGGAGAACATTCTAGCTCACCATGACAAGGAGCTGCTGCAGCACCTGGTGGATTGTGGCATCACGTCACAG CTCTACTTGTGGCCCCTCTTGGAGACTTTATTCTCTGAGGTTTTGACACGTGACGAGTGGCTCAGACTCTTTGACAACGTCTTTTCGAACCATCCGTCCTTCTTGCTGATGGCGTGCGTGGCCTACCTGATGTGCTGCCGGGAGCCGCTCTTGCTGTGCTGCCAGAAACAGGACTTTGAG TATTTTTTCCACCATCGGAACAACTTGAACACGGAAGACATGATTAAAGAGGCCTATCGGTTGATGAACAACACGCCGGATGACATTCATCCCAGGACGACGCTTTCTGACTTCACACCGCTCACCAAAGGCCAGTACCCCTTGTTCAACAAATACCCAGAGTTCATAGTGGAGTATCAGAACCGCGAGAAGGAAAAGATTCGACAAGAAGAGATGGAGTACCTCCAGGAGAG GCAAGAGGTATCAATGCTGCGTGCAGATTTAATGCAACGCCAAGCGGAAGACGACGCCTATTTTGCACAACAG GCGCTCCTGCAGAAGGCTGAAGAGCAGCGCAGAAACATTCTCGCACAAGAGGAGGCCAAACTAACACAACAGAGAAAAAA GCTGACAGccatgaagagagagctaaagTTGAATGAGTTGCAGCTGCTGGATGCAAATAAAAAACGTCTCCTCAAACACCAGCAGGACCATCATGTCTCACAGATACAAAAACTGGACCAGGAAATCAGGAGAAAG ATGGATCTACGTGAGCAggaaacagcagcagcactccAGGATCTGGAAATGAAGCAGATGGAGCTGGAGATACAGCGCAGGCAGCTTCAGCAG CAACTGTGCAAGGAGCAGTTTCGCATAGAACGGCAGGTTGAAGAAGAGGCGCAGCTGTTGATGAAGAGTGCAAAAAAAGAGGAGCAGCTGCAGGGTGCAGACGCAAACAAGAAG GCGCTAGGAGGCTTCCTGGCGGAGGCGTGCCAGCCGGGCTCCGACTCCAGCTGGCAGCGAGACGTGGCCAAGGGCCCGCCGCACCTCGACTGGCTGCAGAGGAAAAGAGAGAGGTTGGCCGTGTTTGACAGGCGAGCGCTGGCAGAAGGGGACCGTCTCACGGACACCTGGAGAGATACGGCTGGAAGGGAG TGGGATGAAGTTGTGAATGACAGAGCACACTTAATGGAGCAGCAACAGTCCCggcctgcaacacacacaa